Within Ipomoea triloba cultivar NCNSP0323 chromosome 9, ASM357664v1, the genomic segment ACTTATCTTCCCCATTCGCCATTGTCTTGGCAGCTCGCCATCACCACCAAGGCTCTAAGAATGCTCCTAGGAAACTACAACAGCCGAATAAGAACCTCCTCAAGGCTCGTGAGACTATCAAGCAATTCTCGCCTCTAGCTCCGGTTCTCTCCAGCGAAGATAAAACAAATCTCTCTCAGGACCAAGCAGTGGGAATGGTTGCTGCTTCACAGGCTAATTTCATGCGTGTTATAGTGCAATCATTGCCTTCGGAAGTTTGTAGTGGTTCTGGACTGGTAGAAGGTTTCACTGATGCTCCGGGAGTTGGAGTGGAACTACTATGTGTGGTGAAGGCGGTGTTGAAGAAGATCAAGAGGAGAGTGTTGGTTGGGGATAAGGTTTTAGTAGGTTCGATTGATTGGGTGGACAGACGGGGAATGATAGAAAATGTGTTTGAGAGGAAGTGCGAGATTTTGGACCCTCCTGTGGCGAACGTGGATCATTTGCTAGTGTTGTTTTCAATGGAGCAACCGAAACTTGAGCCCTTTTCTCTCACTAGGTTCCTTATTGAGGCTGAGTCAACTGGAATTCCTTTTACTCTTGCATTGAACAAGTGTGAACTTGTTCCTGAAGAGGTTTGTATCTTCTTGAATATGATAATTAgcctttaaatatttatgatcaGAGTACTATTAGACATCAGTGTTATTTGAAACACTTATATGACTTCGATAAGACTTTCTTATTTTTCAAACTATCAAACCCCTAAAAGAAATATGAACTATGAATTGTGTGTTGTTACTGctatgaaaatgatttttggagtGTGCAATGGATCTCTTGATGACTCATTAGCTGTGcatgttattttttatattctGGGAATATGATTACATTGCGATATATTGGGGAGAATTTTCTAGTTCTATGTTAATAGTtgacatttgtgcatttcatgCACCATACCTGTCCTGTCTTGTGGATTCTAACCCATCTCTTTGGGTGTATACTCCACCTATATGTTGCTGTAGTTTTAACAAACACAGTACTACACTTGGCTGCCAATTTCTCATGCATGTGTTGTGTCTGACATAATTTATCATTTAGAGTTCTCTTTATGTGATGAACTTTGGTAGAGAATGCTCTAATAAAATCTCCACTGCTTTTAATGTAGTGAGCTTTTGAAACCCCATAATGTACCCATGTTGGGTTCTACATTGTAGGGTTCAGATCCTTGGTTtccttttgtttatttatttcacaTTAAATACCAAATCTATATCGATAATTATGAGGGCTATATAACTTCTGCAGACATTGGCTGCATGGAAATCTAGGCTTCGTAAATGGGGTTATGAACCTATCTTTTGCAGTGTGGAATCACAGCGTGGAATTGATACTTTGCTGTTCATTATGAGAGAACAGACCTCAGTAATTGTTGGCCCTAGTGGTGTTGGAAAATCCAGTCTCATTAATGCTATGAGATTCAATAAGCGTGGTGCTGTTGGTGTTGGCGAAGGAGATAACTGTTCAAACCTAGTAAACATTGCCTCTTCTACTGTTGgtgttgtaatttcattgtTATGTTTCTAAGCCTCTAACATCTTGTTTCCTGGATCACCTTATCAGATTCTGGATAGCAAATGGTTTGAAGAACAACGTGTTGGTGAAGTGTCTACAAGAAGTGGAAGAGGGAAACATACCACTAGGAATGTTTCTTTACTTCCACTATCTGAAGGAGGGTATCTCGCAGATACTCCAGGATTCTGCCATCCTAGTTTGATGAAAGTGACAAAGCAATCTCTCGCAGAACATTTTCCCGAGGTTGGTTTTCGAGGATTAACCTTTATTTCTCCTTTTAAATAACCAAACAGCTGAAGCATTATTTTCTCAACAGATCCAAAAAATGCTTAAAGAAAAAGAACCAGCAAAGTGTTCTTTCAGCAACTGCTTACATCTTGGTGAACCGGGGTGCCTTGTTGGAGGAGACTGGGAAAGATACCCATACTACCTTCAGTTGCTTGATGAAATCAAAATCAGAGAGGAGTTTCAGCTTAGGGTAGTGGGGACTAAACGAGAAAGTGATGTGAGGTATGCTATAGTATCATTAACCA encodes:
- the LOC116030983 gene encoding small ribosomal subunit biogenesis GTPase RsgA 1, mitochondrial-like, with the protein product MKIASMSLLRPRVVPLLFSTFSASASRNTYLSSPFAIVLAARHHHQGSKNAPRKLQQPNKNLLKARETIKQFSPLAPVLSSEDKTNLSQDQAVGMVAASQANFMRVIVQSLPSEVCSGSGLVEGFTDAPGVGVELLCVVKAVLKKIKRRVLVGDKVLVGSIDWVDRRGMIENVFERKCEILDPPVANVDHLLVLFSMEQPKLEPFSLTRFLIEAESTGIPFTLALNKCELVPEETLAAWKSRLRKWGYEPIFCSVESQRGIDTLLFIMREQTSVIVGPSGVGKSSLINAMRFNKRGAVGVGEGDNCSNLILDSKWFEEQRVGEVSTRSGRGKHTTRNVSLLPLSEGGYLADTPGFCHPSLMKVTKQSLAEHFPEIQKMLKEKEPAKCSFSNCLHLGEPGCLVGGDWERYPYYLQLLDEIKIREEFQLRVVGTKRESDVRYKVGDKGVIQAEPRLEPKKHRRQSRKRLNQSVLDELDELDDEDEETLDDDNPILRAMKQENS